TTGCGGGCTCGGAGCAGCACGCCCTTGACAACAAGGGCCGGTTGATCGTGCCTGCCCGCTTTCGCGAGCGTCTCGGCTCCGAGTTCGTCCTGACCATCGCCGATCCGGATCCGTGCCTCGCCCTCTATCCCAGCGCGACCTGGATCGAGTTTTGCGAGCGGCTCGAAGCGGTGCCGCGTAAGGACGAGAGCTATCGGCAGTTCGTGCGCTATCTTTTTGCGCACAGCGAAGAGGTCGCGTGCGATAACCAGGGCCGCGTCGTCGTCCCGGCGCTGTTGCGTGGA
The genomic region above belongs to Candidatus Cybelea sp. and contains:
- the mraZ gene encoding division/cell wall cluster transcriptional repressor MraZ, which produces MHAGLPRFAGSEQHALDNKGRLIVPARFRERLGSEFVLTIADPDPCLALYPSATWIEFCERLEAVPRKDESYRQFVRYLFAHSEEVACDNQGRVVVPALLRGYAGIERQIVSVGVLTRIEIWAKERYSFDKPPAGATPDFMGELGL